Proteins encoded by one window of Heterodontus francisci isolate sHetFra1 chromosome 12, sHetFra1.hap1, whole genome shotgun sequence:
- the LOC137375585 gene encoding D(1) dopamine receptor-like, giving the protein MRFNTTTMDGSSIDAEPDSSFRILTGCFLSLLILSTLLGNTLVCVAVIRFRHLRSKVTNFFVISLAVSDLLVAVLVMPWKAVSEITGFWPFGSFCSIWVAFDIMCSTASILNLCVISVDRYWAISSPFRYERKMTPKVAFVMISVAWTLSVLISFIPVQLDWHKAKPSTLLDYNISSQYPGDNCDSSLNRTYAISSSLISFYIPVAIMIVTYTRIYRIAQKQIRRISALERAAVHAKNCQSNRSSGSNADIQQPESSFKMSFKRETKVLKTLSVIMGVFVCCWLPFFILNCIVPFCESHVRSSNTAPLPCVRDSTFDVFVWFGWANSSLNPIIYAFNADFRKAFSTLLGCDTFCNSNAVEMVTIHNGVSSYNPGGSLDKVENCVYLIPHSVPCNQENPADPNRCAKLSPVSQHGAISLLSSNADYETDVSLEKIIPITQNGQHNT; this is encoded by the coding sequence atgaggtTCAACACGACCACCATGGATGGAAGCTCGATAGATGCTGAACCGGACTCGTCGTTTCGCATACTCACAGGCTGTTTCCTCTCCTTGTTGATACTTTCCACACTATTGGGGAACACTCTAGTCTGCGTGGCTGTGATCAGGTTTCGCCATCTCAGGTCGAAAGTCACCAATTTCTTCGTGATTTCGCTGGCCGTGTCCGACCTCTTGGTGGCCGTCTTGGTGATGCCCTGGAAGGCTGTGAGCGAGATCACGGGGTTTTGGCCCTTTGGTTCATTCTGTAGCATCTGGGTAGCCTTTGATATAATGTGCTCCACGGCCTCTATCCTCAATCTGTGTGTCATTAGCGTGGACAGATACTGGGCCATCTCCAGCCCATTCCGCTACGAACGGAAAATGACACCGAAAGTAGCTTTTGTCATGATCAGCGTGGCATGGACCCTTTCAGTGCTGATCTCCTTTATACCAGTGCAGTTGGACTGGCACAAGGCTAAACCCAGCACTTTATTGGATTACAACATCAGTTCCCAGTACCCAGGGGACAACTGTGATTCCAGCCTGAACAGGACCTACGCCATCTCCTCGTCCCTGATCAGTTTTTACATCCCAGTGGCCATCATGATCGTCACCTACACCAGGATCTACCGAATCGCCCAGAAACAGATCCGGCGCATCTCGGCTCTGGAGAGAGCCGCCGTGCACGCCAAGAACTGCCAGAGCAACAGGAGCAGCGGCAGCAACGCGGACATCCAGCAGCCCGAGAGCTCCTTCAAAATGTCTTTCAAGAGAGAGACCAAAGTCTTAAAGACTCTGTCGGTGATCATGGGGGTCTTCGTGTGCTGCTGGCTGCCCTTCTTCATCCTCAATTGCATTGTGCCCTTCTGTGAAAGCCATGTCCGCAGCAGCAACACAGCGCCCTTGCCCTGTGTCAGGGACAGCACTTTCGATGTATTTGTCTGGTTCGGCTGGGCCAACTCCTCTCTGAACCCCATCATTTACGCTTTCAACGCGGATTTCCGCAAGGCCTTCTCCACTCTGTTGGGCTGCGACACTTTTTGTAATAGCAACGCAGTGGAGATGGTCACCATCCACAATGGGGTCTCCTCCTATAACCCCGGGGGATCCCTGGATAAAGTGGAAAACTGCGTCTACCTGATCCCCCATTCGGTGCCGTGCAATCAGGAAAACCCAGCGGATCCCAACCGCTGCGCAAAGCTTTCCCCTgtttcccagcatggggcaatcAGTCTTCTGTCCAGCAATGCAGACTATGAGACAGACGTATCCTTGGAAAAAATCATTCCTATTACCCAAAACGGCCAACACAACACCTGA